A window from candidate division WOR-3 bacterium encodes these proteins:
- a CDS encoding enoyl-CoA hydratase-related protein, translated as MDFKYLIVNKANRIGWVRFNRPPVNALNTEMVLEIERAFDWFAAQHDVLVIVATGEGRAFVAGADIAEMSGFDSMQARTFAQNGHRALARIATIEKPVIAAVNGFALGGGCEIALACDIRVLAEGVKIGQPEVGLGLIPGFGGTQRLARLVGPGIAKELIFTGDVIDATEALRIGLANKVVASDKLIQTVTDMAGKIADRGPTAVRLAKSCINRGLDTDLGTGCAYEIEAFGLCFATPEAREGTRAFLEKRKADWKARKES; from the coding sequence GTGGATTTCAAGTATCTCATTGTCAACAAGGCCAACCGTATCGGCTGGGTACGTTTCAACCGGCCGCCGGTGAACGCGCTCAATACCGAAATGGTGCTGGAGATTGAGCGCGCATTCGACTGGTTTGCCGCGCAGCATGATGTCCTCGTGATAGTCGCAACCGGCGAGGGCAGAGCGTTTGTGGCTGGTGCGGATATCGCCGAGATGTCTGGGTTCGACTCAATGCAGGCGCGGACTTTCGCACAGAACGGACACCGGGCGCTGGCAAGGATAGCCACGATTGAGAAACCGGTAATTGCTGCCGTCAACGGTTTTGCGCTCGGCGGAGGGTGCGAAATTGCGCTGGCATGTGACATCCGGGTCTTGGCCGAAGGCGTGAAAATCGGCCAGCCGGAAGTCGGGCTCGGCCTTATTCCCGGCTTCGGCGGCACCCAGCGGCTCGCCCGGCTCGTTGGTCCCGGAATCGCAAAGGAACTCATCTTTACCGGTGACGTAATTGACGCAACCGAGGCTCTGCGCATCGGGCTGGCGAACAAAGTCGTGGCCTCGGACAAGCTCATCCAGACCGTAACCGACATGGCCGGGAAGATTGCAGACCGCGGTCCGACTGCAGTCAGGCTAGCCAAGAGTTGCATCAACCGCGGGTTGGATACCGATCTCGGTACAGGCTGCGCGTACGAAATCGAAGCATTCGGGCTGTGCTTCGCCACGCCCGAAGCACGCGAAGGAACAAGGGCGTTTCTGGAAAAACGGAAGGCTGACTGGAAAGCAAGAAAGGAGTCGTAA
- a CDS encoding acetyl-CoA C-acetyltransferase, which produces MTIGRAKDTVILSAARTAIGRFLGGLASLRAPDLGAVAIKAAIERAGVNSAEVEGVIMGNVCPAGIGQAPARQAAILAGLAPEIPALTVNKVCGSGMISINLACQMLKAGDAKLIVAGGQESMSNVPYYLKTLRNGNKMGDTKLQDGMIYDGIWDFFGDVHMGALGDFTAQKAGITREEQDRWAARSHANAVTAIKAGKFKAEIAPVSIPQRKGEPVVVDTDEGPRADTTYEKLAALKPVFTKDGTVTAGNASSINDGAAAVVVATESYAKQKGLKPIARIVAYATGSVEPKMLFFAPIKAVQTLLAIQGVKIDYFDLIELNEAFASQVLADGKELGWDWNKVNVCGGGISLGHPIGASGCRIVVSLIHALRDRGLSKGLAAICLGGGEATALSIELM; this is translated from the coding sequence ATGACAATCGGCAGAGCAAAGGACACTGTGATTCTAAGTGCGGCACGGACTGCGATTGGCCGTTTCCTGGGCGGGCTTGCATCTCTGCGCGCGCCGGACCTAGGCGCCGTGGCAATCAAGGCCGCAATCGAACGCGCCGGGGTAAATTCGGCTGAGGTGGAGGGCGTCATCATGGGCAACGTGTGCCCGGCCGGTATCGGCCAGGCACCGGCCCGCCAGGCCGCAATCCTAGCCGGTCTCGCGCCCGAAATCCCGGCGTTGACCGTGAACAAAGTGTGTGGTTCAGGCATGATTTCTATCAATCTGGCATGTCAGATGCTCAAGGCCGGCGATGCCAAGCTCATTGTCGCTGGCGGGCAGGAGTCAATGTCGAATGTGCCATACTACTTGAAGACGTTGCGCAACGGCAACAAGATGGGTGATACCAAGCTACAGGACGGCATGATCTACGACGGCATCTGGGACTTCTTCGGCGATGTCCATATGGGCGCATTGGGCGACTTCACCGCCCAGAAAGCAGGCATCACCCGCGAGGAACAGGACCGCTGGGCAGCCCGGAGCCACGCGAACGCGGTCACCGCAATCAAGGCCGGTAAGTTCAAGGCTGAGATTGCGCCGGTTTCGATTCCGCAACGCAAAGGCGAACCAGTCGTGGTTGACACCGATGAAGGCCCAAGGGCCGACACCACCTATGAGAAACTGGCCGCTCTCAAGCCGGTCTTCACCAAGGACGGCACCGTCACCGCGGGCAACGCATCATCCATCAACGACGGCGCAGCCGCAGTGGTCGTGGCGACCGAATCGTATGCGAAGCAGAAGGGTCTGAAGCCCATCGCCCGCATCGTCGCATACGCTACCGGCAGCGTCGAGCCAAAGATGCTGTTTTTCGCGCCAATCAAAGCAGTACAGACACTGCTTGCTATCCAGGGTGTCAAGATTGACTACTTTGACCTCATTGAGCTAAACGAAGCGTTCGCATCCCAGGTACTGGCTGATGGCAAAGAACTCGGCTGGGACTGGAACAAAGTGAACGTCTGCGGCGGTGGCATCTCACTTGGTCACCCGATTGGTGCGTCCGGGTGCCGGATTGTCGTGTCGCTCATCCACGCGCTGCGCGACCGAGGCCTGTCCAAGGGACTTGCCGCAATCTGCCTCGGCGGTGGTGAAGCGACGGCACTGAGCATCGAACTGATGTAG
- the tsaE gene encoding tRNA (adenosine(37)-N6)-threonylcarbamoyltransferase complex ATPase subunit type 1 TsaE: MVTRLQSSAYHAPDPAATVALGRELAQNLVPDDVVAFYGELGAGKTTMIKGVAEGLGVTETVKSPSFVIVTQYRGRLPVYHIDLYRIADDREADSALAGVDFEHYLQAGGICLIEWAERAEPHLPQRTIRVRLSLEGRGRKIEVTWPEQPQTL, encoded by the coding sequence GTGGTCACAAGGCTCCAAAGCAGCGCCTATCACGCTCCAGACCCGGCAGCCACAGTCGCCCTGGGCCGTGAGTTGGCACAGAACCTTGTGCCTGACGACGTAGTCGCCTTCTATGGCGAGCTTGGTGCGGGCAAAACCACGATGATAAAAGGCGTGGCAGAAGGACTGGGTGTGACTGAGACGGTCAAGAGTCCTTCCTTCGTAATCGTGACCCAGTATCGCGGACGGCTACCAGTGTATCACATTGACCTCTACCGGATAGCGGATGACCGCGAGGCTGATAGTGCACTTGCCGGCGTCGACTTCGAACACTATCTTCAGGCTGGCGGCATCTGTCTGATAGAGTGGGCAGAGCGAGCTGAACCACACCTGCCGCAGCGTACGATTCGGGTACGGCTGTCACTGGAGGGCAGAGGCCGCAAGATTGAAGTGACTTGGCCAGAACAACCTCAAACCCTATAG